The uncultured Desulfatiglans sp. DNA window GAATTTATCGGTCGATCTCTGACTGAAAAGGTGATTGCAGACCGGCTCGCCAAAGATGGCATTCAAATGGGGGAACCGTTTGGCGATTTCGATGCCGTGGCCCACCATACGGGTGAAGATTCCTTTCCCTCCGCAATAGGCTTTATGCACGACGCCGGCGCCTGTTTCATAAGTCCCGGGATGGGCCGCACTGTTGAAAAGGGCGTTATGTCCGACGACTTCCCCCCTGGGGGTCTTGGCGACGCTGGATATGACCCGGTGCGCCGCGTTTTCGGCAATGAGCAACGCGGGTTCCACGTAGGTCCTGACGGCGTACCCTTCGCCGTAAACCGATCGAAAGAGGCGTGAAACCCCTTCGGCATCTTCCGGCTGAAACAGGAACACGTCCCAGTCCTGTCCAGGTTCGATATCCCATGCATCGTTGCTGTCGGTGCTCATCCCATCCTCCTTGGTCGAACGGTTGGATGCCGAGGGTTGTTTCAAGCTCCAAAATGCGATTCGGCTGCGGATTCCTTGAGCCGGATCTGCCTGAGTCGCTTTTGTTCGAGTGGGCCTCTCTGTGCGCCTCGCCGGGGAAAAACCATAGTTGTTTGGCTGCGGATGGCAGGAGGATGGTTTCGATAGACCCGCCGGAGCGCAGGATTTTATAAGATAAGCGCCTGATAATGTCAAGCCGTTGAACCGGCACGGTCTGCTCACGCGGGAGATCGGCCGGGCGCAGAGGCCGGGCGACCTTCGAAAGGGCCCTCGTAGTTTCGGCAGGAGAACACGCTGTGAAAGGTTGCCTTTTGGAAAACAAAATGCAAGCTTTATGGGGATAGCTGGTAAAGGCCGGTTTGCCTGACTTGACATGTCATGAGGAGCGTTTTTGTGCCGCCGGGAGGAACAGACGATGAAGCGACGTGATTTCCTGAAGAGCATGGTCGTGGGGGGGGCGGCGGCCGCACTGGCAGGCGGGGGCGGTGTTGCATCCGCCTTCTGGCCTTCGTCCAAGGCCCGTGCTGCCGGAAAGACCACGCTGGTTTTCATCAGCGATCTCCATTTGAACGTCGATGCGCCCTACGCCTGGTTTTCCGAACACGCCCCGCTCTTGGTGCAGTTTTTCGAGGATTTGAATGACCGGGAAGATGTATCCGAACTGGTGATCTTGGGCGATATGCTCGACGACTGGGTTTTACCTGTGGAAGGACCTCCGCACAGCCTTGCCGATGTCCTCGAGGACAACTACGCGAATGGTGTGGTGCCAGCCTTGCAGGCGCTTTGTCTGAACCCGGCCCTCGATGTTGTCTATGTGACGGGCAACCACGACCTGCTCTCATACGACCCGGACAACAAGACCCTCATCGGCGGTGTTTTTCCAGGAATGAGGATCGAATCGGATGCACCCGGGCTAGGCGCTTACACCCGCGACCATGTGATCTGGGCCGAGCACGGCCACCGCTATTCCCTCTTCAATGCCCCGGACATCTGGAGCCGGCCGGGCGGTCACCTGCCTTTGGGATACTTTATCTCCAGGCTGGCTGCCTCCGAGTCCTTCGGTACGGGAAGACGCGTCACCACGCCCGAGCTGCTCCGGCGGTTTTTAAAAGCGCCTGGTCATGCGCTCGAAAGCATGCAAGAGCACTCGATCCGTGCGGGTTTTCGACAGCAGGAAAGTAGCCCGATCGACGATGCCTTCATCCAGGCGCTCTATACGGCAATCTACCGGGTGATGGGATACCGGGCCTGGGACCGGTATCGCATGGAAGGGGTGGACGGATTTTCGAGAGACCCTCTGGTAGCGGCTGTCAAATGGATTTACGGCGGCATTTTCAGCGGCTGGCCTTCTCGTCAAAACATCGTCAGCAGCGATGAGGCACTCATGAGCGACCTCTACCTGAATCACGTGGCCCGGCTCCTGTTCGAGATGCCCGACTCCATCAAGGATTTGTATCCCTTCGCTCCGAGGATCATCCTGTTCGGGCACACCCACCGGGCTGCCTTCGAATACCGTGCCGGAGACATCGAAACGCTTTACGTCAATACCGGCACCTGGATCGATTCACAGCCCATTACCTGGGTCGAGGTGGAGATTCAGGACGCCGACCCGGGATTCAGATCGTACACCGTGTCTTTGTGGTTTCACGGAGAGACGTTTCCAAGGCACTCGGGCACGCTGAATGCGGCGTATGCCTGAGACAGGAACAGCCGGAAATGGACACGCAGGCGAAGACGAAACACCCTATGAATACGGTTTCCTGTCGATGGCGGTCCTTGACTGATTTCAAATTTCTTGCAGTCTGCGGGGGATGGCGGTTGATGCATCGGGTGTTGGCCTCGCTCCTGGCTTTTTCATTCCTGTCCGTGTCGGCACAGGGTTTAGAGGCCTCGGAATGGCACCCTCCCTTGGCTGCGGATGAGACCGGGTCCTTTCAGGGTTGGTATACGCGCGTCGTGGAGCGGGGCGGGCTGTCTTCGCTCGCTGTCATCGGAGCGACGCAGGTTGTCGGCGGATGCATTGGACAACCGGCGGAGGGTCCAGGATATCTGGCTGTCATCATCCAGGATGAGGATGGTACGCGGATTTTTGAGGCTTACCCCCCGAAATCCGGGTTTTGGTCTCTCCGGGAGAGGGTCCTCGAGGATCCATTGAGCGGGGAGTGGACAGCGTTCGAGTGGCAGGCCGAGGGTTTCGGGGTTATTTCCAACAAGTGGATCGACATACGCATCCCTGAACGGGTTGAGGTGCAGGTTGCGCTGGATGGTGAACGTTTGCCATGGAATCGGTGTTTGCCTTGGGCCGGGCCTGAAGGCTGGGTGGAATTCGTGCGGTTCGTGCCGTTGCACTGGTTGGTGTACACCCTCGGAACCCCGGCGGATTACCATTGTTCCGTTTGGGACGGAGAGGTCCGGCAGGACATATCGGGAACGGGTTATGCCCATCAGGAATCCAATTGGGGCGAAATTTTTCCACCAGCCTGGGTTTGGGCCCAGGGCATCGGTCCGGACAACCATTGCCGCTTCGCTGTTGCCGGCGGGAAGGTGATGATCGAGGGGCGGCCCTTAAAGGCTTGGTTTCTGGCCTACCAGTCCGAGTTTCTTTCATGGGAGTTCAGTTCTGCCAGGCCGGGGGTCCTATTCAGTACGTTTATCCGGCCGGAAGCCGGCAGGTTCCGAATCACTGCCCAGGATCGGACGAGAAGGCTCGTGCTGAACGCGGTTGCTCCCCGGGAAAGCTTCGTCACGGTGTCGGTGCCGACGTTCTCTGGTTTTGAACCTGGGGGGATCGAATCCTTTTCGGCTTCCATAAAGGTACAGGCGTACCGGCGAACTCCGAAAGGGTTCCGTCTTGTCGAAGGGCAACGGTTCCGGAACGCGGCCCTTGAATTCGGCGATGTTGAGGACCCCCAAACAGGGGGCGGTCCTCCTGAAGATCCTGTCTCTCCGTTCCCGGAGGCTGCTTCCGAGGTCCTCGAGCGGGATCGCTGAGGAGTCGTGTATGAGCCGGTTGGACACCCGATGGTGCGAAAACACTCGAATCACCTGGATCCGACGGGCTGCCGAAGGCGGAAGCAACGAAAGGTGCCCTGCTGCCTCTGAGCGAGAAGGAGGCCCGTTTCGGATCACCTTCCGATGCATCTTTCAGGGCGTGATGCGTCTGATCCCTTGCGTTGCATCCCCGTCGAATCCACAGTCGGCTTTCTCCGGCTGAGGCAGGCGCCTGCTCGAGGGGCACGAGGCACAGGGCCTTCTCGAACGGGAGAGCGGCCGCGGTATTCCAATTCAGGAGCAGGACGATTTTTTTGATATCACGCAAAAAACGTGGCTTGACAGATATATCGTCTTTGACATATATCAGCGCTGATATATGTTGCTGCTGACCGGATTCTTTTCCAGACAGCGAAGGGTCTCTCCGGCTGAGGGGGCTCGTCGTCCGCATTTCCGCTGACAGGTATCGAATTGGAGGCGTTTCATGGTTTCGGAATTTCTTACATTGAACGGCAAAGAGGTCCCTTTCAAGCCGGGGGCGACCATCCTCGAAGTCGCGAGGGAAAACGGCGTGGAGATCCCGACGCTGTGCTATCTCGAGGACACCACGCCGACCGGGGCGTGCCGGATCTGCCTGGTGGAGGTGGAGGGGGCTCCCACCCTTGTGACGGCCTGTTCGACCCCGGCAGCGCCGGGCATGGTTGTCAGGACCCATACGCCGCGCGTGATCGAGGCGCGGCGTCTCAATATCGAGCTCCTGTTGTCTTCCGGGAACCACAACTGTCTGGTTCTGGACCAACCGTTGGACAACTGGACCGACTTTCAGCTGCAGGCCATGGAGCCGGATGAACACAAAGACTTGTGCCCCGCCTATGGAAACTGCCGGCTGCAGGAGTTGGCGATCGAGTACCGTGCAAGACCCGGCGCCTTCGAACCCCCCGAAAACCCCTATCCGATCGAGACGGTAAACCCTTTGATTGTGAGGGATTTTTCCCGTTGCATCCTGTGTGGCCGCTGCGTCGCGGCCTGCAACGAGATTGTCGTTAACCGCGCCATCAGCTTCGGTTACCGGGGTGCGGCCACCAAGATCGTCACAAAAGGCGACCGGCCTTACCACCAAAGCGATTGTGTCTTCTGCGGACAGTGTGTGCAGGTGTGTCCGACCGGTGCTCTTGTGGAGAAAAAGTCCCTGGGGCTGGGGCTTCCGCTGGAGCAGACCAAGGTCCGGACGACCTGTCCGTATTGCGGTGTCGGGTGCCAGCAGTGGCTGCACGTGAAGGGCGGCCGCATCGTCAAGGTGACGGCTGTCGAGGAGGGCGCGCCCAACAAGGGGCGTCTGTGCGTCAAGGGGCGTTTCGGGTATGATTTCATCTACTCGGAGGAGCGGTTGAAGACGCCGCTGATCCGGGAAGGAGACCGGTTCAGGGAGGCCGGCTGGGACGAGGCCCTGGATCTGGTGGCCGGGAAATTCAAGCAGATCATCGCTGAGAGCGGTCCGGACGCCATTGCCGGGGTCAGCTGCGCGCGCAGCATCAACGAGGATTCCTATCAGATGCAGAAGCTCTTCCGCGCAGTGATCGGCACCAATAATATCGATCACTGCGCGCGGACCTGACACGCCCCGACCGTCGCCGGGCTGGCGACATCCTTCGGATCGGGCGCTATGACCAACTCCTTCGAAGAGTTCAAGCGTGCGAAGTGTTTCCTCGTCATCGGATCGAACATGAACGAGGCCCATCCCGTGGCCGCCACCTTCGTCAAGAACGCGGTGAACCGGGGGGCCACACTGATCGTCGTGGACCCACGCAGGCACTCCCTGGTGGATTTTGCGAATCTCCACGTCCCCATCCGCGTCGGCACGGACATCGCGTTTCTGAACAGCCTCATGCATGTCCTCATACGGGACGAACGTTACGACAAGGCCTTTGTCCAGGGCTGCTGCGTGGGTTTCGATGCCCTCAAGGAAAAGGTCCGGGAATATCCTCCCTCGCGCGCTGCGGAGATCTGCGGGGTTCCGGAGGGCATGATCGAAGAGACCGCCCGCATGCTCTCCGAGGTCAAGCCCGCCATGCTCTGCTACACCCTCGGGATCACCGAGCATACCTGCGGCAAGAACAATGTCATGAGCTGCGCCAATCTGCAGATGCTGCTCGGCAACCTCGGGAAGGAGTGCGCGGGCGTGAACCCCCTGCGCGGGCAGAACAACGTCCAGGGGGCTTGCGACATGGGAGCGCTGCCCAATGTGTTCCCTGGGTACCAGAAGGTGGTCGACCTCGCGGCGCGGTCCAAGTTCGAAAAGGCCTGGGGGGTCCGGAAGCTCCCGGAAAAGGTCGGCCTGATGATCCCTCAAATGATGGACGGGCTGGTCGACAAGTCGGTGCGGGCCTTTTACATCTTTGGTGAAAATCTGGCCAACACGGAACCGGACATCCGCCATGTCGAACATTGTCTGGCCTCGGCGGAATTCCTGGTCTGCCAGGATATTTTCCCCACCGAGACTACGCGCTTCGCCCATGTGGTTTTCCCGGCCGCGGCGTGGAGCGAGGACGACGGGACCTTCACGAACAGCGAGCGTCGTGTGAGCCGTGTGCGCAAGGTGAGTACGCCTCCCGGAATAGCTCGCCCCAACTGGTGGATTTTCCGCGAACTGGCGAAGCGCATGGGGCAGGAATGGGCGTCAGAGGACGGCCGGGACTTGTGGGACAAGGAGATTTCGCAGCTTGCCCCCTCGCTTGCGGGGATCAAGTATGATCGGATCGAGCAGGACGGATTGCAGTGGCCGTGTCCGGACATCTCGCACCCCGGAACCTGTTTTCTGCATCGCGACGGGCAGTTTACCTGCGGCCTGGGGCAGTTTATGCCGGTCGACTGGACGCCGCCCGCGGAGATCCCTGACGAGGACTACCCGTTCGTGCTCAGTACGGGCAGGCGCCTCTACCATTATCATACCCGCACCCAGACCGGTCGGTCAGGGGGGCTGAACGATCTCCTCGGAGAGGAGACGGCCGACATCTCCCCCATCGACGCTGAGCGGCTCGGTGTGCGGCATGGAGACACGGTCCGTGTCCGATCACGGCGGGGTCAGGTCAATGTCAAGGCCAAGGTCACCGACCAGGTGCCTCAGGGGCTTGTCTGGATGGCGTTTCATTTTCGGGACGGTTGCGCCAATTGGCTCACGAACCCGGTCTACGACCCCGAAACGCTCACTGCGGAGTACAAGGCCTGTGCCGTCCAGGTCGAGAAGATTTGAGCCGGGAGCGAAGGCACAGGTGCAGGGCATATTGCGCCTTTCTGGCGTGCAGCGGAGACTCCTTCCTGCAACCGTTTTCCACTGCGGTGGATGACCGGTTGGTCCCCTCACCCGCCGGGCGCCCCGGGGTCGAATTTCCCCGGGGTGCTCGATCTCGTGTCCCCGACGTTCTTCGGGTTACCCAAGGATGGGTTCTTCACTCTGCTGTCCTGTTCCGCGCGAACGCGGGTTTGTTCGAGTGGATTATCCATTGCCGCTTGAAGGGGATCGTGCCATTGGCGTGGCTGTCCTCATGCCCCATGCAGAACCGCTTTTGTGCCTGACGTGAATCGCTAGGTGCGTTGGTTCACAAAAAGGGCGCTCAAGGTGTTCCACAATAAAATCCGCAAAAATAAATCATCTGGAGCTGTAATTTTTTATTGACATTCATGTAAATTCTGTGTTTAGTGACAATGTGATTATATTATAGCCGTATCGAACAAGGTGTCCTCTCGGGTGAAGGGAGCCCTGCTACGTCTGGTTTTGCTCGAGTTGAAAGGGGCCGGCCATGCCTGGTGCTGATCGCGTAAACAGCGTCCGGGCGGAAACATCCGCCGCTGCCATCTGATCGGGGGGAGCATGGGGAGCCGGTTGCGCGATCCCGCATCGCCCCTCTTGGGGTTACAACGCTGAGTCCATGTGCACATCTCATCGGCATGGGGATGTCCGCCGCAGGTTTTCTGCGGCATTTTTCGGAAGGGTGTTATATCAGATTTGATATAAATAAATGCTTTGATTTTTCTGATGTTTATTCCAGATAGAAAACTGCGGATATCCAATGTGATCGAGATCCAGTGCGGCAGGAAGGGGTGAAACATGAGATACGCGGAAACAGGATACAATTTAGAAATCGACTTGGCGACGGGGAACATCGAGCGGGTGGAGACCGATCCGAAGCTGATGGAACTCCACCTGGGCGGGCTTGGCACCAGCGTCAAATTGATGTGGGACAGGGTCCCGCCCGAGGTCAAGGCGTTCGACCCGGAGAATCTGCTGACCTTCAGCACCGGTTTGTTCAACGGGACACCAGCCTTCAGCGCGAACCGTACGATCGTCACCTTCATTTCCCCGCAGAACGAGATGCTGGCCTATCCCCTGATGGGGGGCTTCTGGTCGGCCGAATTGAAGTATGCGGGCTATGACAAGATCGTTTTTCGGAACAAGTCCCCGGAATGGGTCTATTTGTGGGTCAACAACGACAAGGTGGAGTTGCGCGATGCCACGCATCTCGAGGGGAAGGGGGCGCTGGAGACCCAGGAGTTGATCCGGCAGGAGTTGAGGGAGCCGCGGGCTCAGGTCGCCGCTATCGGTCCGGCCGGTGAAAACCGCGTCTTCACCGCCTCCATCGAGCAGGGCCGTTCCAGCGCCAGCCGGCTCGGCGGCGGAGCGGTCATGGGGGACAAGAAGCTGAAGGCGGTCGCGGTCCGGGGAACCAAGGATGTCAACCTTGCGCGTGGGGCCGAGTTCATGATGCACCTCAAAGAGGTGAGGGACTACATCGATTACCGCAATGCCAATCCCATCCCCGGCGTGATGACCATCCTGTCCGGTATCG harbors:
- a CDS encoding putative Metallophosphoesterase (Evidence 3 : Putative function from multiple computational evidences), whose product is MCRREEQTMKRRDFLKSMVVGGAAAALAGGGGVASAFWPSSKARAAGKTTLVFISDLHLNVDAPYAWFSEHAPLLVQFFEDLNDREDVSELVILGDMLDDWVLPVEGPPHSLADVLEDNYANGVVPALQALCLNPALDVVYVTGNHDLLSYDPDNKTLIGGVFPGMRIESDAPGLGAYTRDHVIWAEHGHRYSLFNAPDIWSRPGGHLPLGYFISRLAASESFGTGRRVTTPELLRRFLKAPGHALESMQEHSIRAGFRQQESSPIDDAFIQALYTAIYRVMGYRAWDRYRMEGVDGFSRDPLVAAVKWIYGGIFSGWPSRQNIVSSDEALMSDLYLNHVARLLFEMPDSIKDLYPFAPRIILFGHTHRAAFEYRAGDIETLYVNTGTWIDSQPITWVEVEIQDADPGFRSYTVSLWFHGETFPRHSGTLNAAYA
- a CDS encoding NADH dehydrogenase (Quinone), giving the protein MVSEFLTLNGKEVPFKPGATILEVARENGVEIPTLCYLEDTTPTGACRICLVEVEGAPTLVTACSTPAAPGMVVRTHTPRVIEARRLNIELLLSSGNHNCLVLDQPLDNWTDFQLQAMEPDEHKDLCPAYGNCRLQELAIEYRARPGAFEPPENPYPIETVNPLIVRDFSRCILCGRCVAACNEIVVNRAISFGYRGAATKIVTKGDRPYHQSDCVFCGQCVQVCPTGALVEKKSLGLGLPLEQTKVRTTCPYCGVGCQQWLHVKGGRIVKVTAVEEGAPNKGRLCVKGRFGYDFIYSEERLKTPLIREGDRFREAGWDEALDLVAGKFKQIIAESGPDAIAGVSCARSINEDSYQMQKLFRAVIGTNNIDHCART
- a CDS encoding Molybdopterin oxidoreductase is translated as MTNSFEEFKRAKCFLVIGSNMNEAHPVAATFVKNAVNRGATLIVVDPRRHSLVDFANLHVPIRVGTDIAFLNSLMHVLIRDERYDKAFVQGCCVGFDALKEKVREYPPSRAAEICGVPEGMIEETARMLSEVKPAMLCYTLGITEHTCGKNNVMSCANLQMLLGNLGKECAGVNPLRGQNNVQGACDMGALPNVFPGYQKVVDLAARSKFEKAWGVRKLPEKVGLMIPQMMDGLVDKSVRAFYIFGENLANTEPDIRHVEHCLASAEFLVCQDIFPTETTRFAHVVFPAAAWSEDDGTFTNSERRVSRVRKVSTPPGIARPNWWIFRELAKRMGQEWASEDGRDLWDKEISQLAPSLAGIKYDRIEQDGLQWPCPDISHPGTCFLHRDGQFTCGLGQFMPVDWTPPAEIPDEDYPFVLSTGRRLYHYHTRTQTGRSGGLNDLLGEETADISPIDAERLGVRHGDTVRVRSRRGQVNVKAKVTDQVPQGLVWMAFHFRDGCANWLTNPVYDPETLTAEYKACAVQVEKI
- a CDS encoding hypothetical protein (Evidence 5 : Unknown function) — protein: MDTQAKTKHPMNTVSCRWRSLTDFKFLAVCGGWRLMHRVLASLLAFSFLSVSAQGLEASEWHPPLAADETGSFQGWYTRVVERGGLSSLAVIGATQVVGGCIGQPAEGPGYLAVIIQDEDGTRIFEAYPPKSGFWSLRERVLEDPLSGEWTAFEWQAEGFGVISNKWIDIRIPERVEVQVALDGERLPWNRCLPWAGPEGWVEFVRFVPLHWLVYTLGTPADYHCSVWDGEVRQDISGTGYAHQESNWGEIFPPAWVWAQGIGPDNHCRFAVAGGKVMIEGRPLKAWFLAYQSEFLSWEFSSARPGVLFSTFIRPEAGRFRITAQDRTRRLVLNAVAPRESFVTVSVPTFSGFEPGGIESFSASIKVQAYRRTPKGFRLVEGQRFRNAALEFGDVEDPQTGGGPPEDPVSPFPEAASEVLERDR